The sequence GCAAACCGCCATTGTCTTGTCGGTGCGTGCGGCGCGGCCGCACCATGGCGTTGCGGTGGAATTTTTCTATCCCGCCGGGCCATTTGCCATGTTGCCCCTGCCCGATAACAAAATGAACGTGGTCTGGACGGAAAAACCCGCCATGGCCGAAAAATTATTGGCCTTGCCAGCCGCCGATTTCCACGCCCAATTGGCGCAACGTTTCACCGATTGGCTGGGGGATATTGAAATCGTCAGCCGCGTTTTTTCCTACCCCCTTGGGGTACGGCACGCCCATCGCTATGGCAACAACCGCCAGCTGTTGATTGCCGATTCGGCGCACAGCATCCACCCGATAGCCGGCCAAGGTTTTAACTTGGGGATTAAAGATATTATCGCCCTGACCGATATTTTGTCCGCCGCACGCAATGACAAACAGGACATGGGGGCGAATAATATCATCACGCGTTATCAGCGCGCGCGGCGTTACGACAATCAAAAAATGTTGTTGGCGACCGACGCGCTGAATAAATTATTCGCCACCAGCAACGACATGGTAACGGCGGTCAGGCGTTTGGGGTTGCTTGGCTTTGACCAAATGGATTTTTTAAAAAAACAAACCGTGCGCTATGCCATGGGAATAAAATAGGGGAAACATAAATAATAAAAGGCGTGTTGTCGTAACAATGCGCAAAGCGGGACGAATAAGAAAAGCACCGCATGACCATGA comes from Hydrotalea sp. and encodes:
- a CDS encoding UbiH/UbiF/VisC/COQ6 family ubiquinone biosynthesis hydroxylase — encoded protein: MVKNVDVIISGGGLAGQTLGLALARAGLHPAIIERGKMEKTLSPNFDGRASALSFGPLEFLAKLGLWDELKTNATPINDIRIVDGDVIRGASPLIAHFNHKEIGVKNSVLYPERTSQPFGVIIENRFLRHALMNNMSQQKNISIYEEASIVDKIIDDKNVTATLSSGDVLSAPLLVIAEGKMSGESKNISSFYENNYAQTAIVLSVRAARPHHGVAVEFFYPAGPFAMLPLPDNKMNVVWTEKPAMAEKLLALPAADFHAQLAQRFTDWLGDIEIVSRVFSYPLGVRHAHRYGNNRQLLIADSAHSIHPIAGQGFNLGIKDIIALTDILSAARNDKQDMGANNIITRYQRARRYDNQKMLLATDALNKLFATSNDMVTAVRRLGLLGFDQMDFLKKQTVRYAMGIK